One segment of Manihot esculenta cultivar AM560-2 chromosome 4, M.esculenta_v8, whole genome shotgun sequence DNA contains the following:
- the LOC110613125 gene encoding protein GAMETE EXPRESSED 2 isoform X2 — MAIRYLIRILGFFSLFFPAFESSTSDKAKVPNFAFSWLNDNNTFQAGDTAAIKIIVLGEFDSKGNASLDKNAFNPTLTVNGKKGNSSFVSGVFLDTAGDTSTWRITFAPIRVGVFNVFINDDPFKVFDSSLHYEALPGKIYPSVCIASWMGFLNEFEAGERATIFIVPRDAFGNDVSSTGEELNSYNFTVSVLYANGSLANVPNITHVGWNELGIISIEFIAEKAGDLLLHVKGGKQTLNGSPLPLKVNPGPLDISNCLPKWKFETNAWQIFSKMEIFIHQQDQYGNLVSGLYEFDADIVERETNLTIPVADLHFEDVVPGIQLFSFSLLEPGNFLLTISDLEHNRSISNMPFAYTVFIGYCDGSASTVNGSGLNDSIAGEISQFSVYLFDIFQYPAFVELGSIKVQIVRENDSYYVQPSIVPIINGNGPAQELSQTEISPAPSDVTMNISAGHFEVAASVFHVIYTAEKSGIYEIYAFCGNILLSGVQSFRKEVKAGKVDVSLSKIVKFSPKVPKLIENEMWVQLMDSFSNHVLSQQSLLKLEIAVNRSGFSTEMFVDNNDGSYTCQYMAKDVGTNEMCVSFDGLHLMPCPFGVNVYGGEYFPKAYDDKISVWEDESIAFDVLANDYFAGHNASIVEFSKDGQFFRYTPYQNYYGNDSFMYTISDVNGNLAFATVSIDVLNIPPQFISFPSQLQATEDMISPRYGGFSGFEIRSSDPMENISVTLRADFGTLFLSPLLMQFWDPIWGKFLVKREDDEAKSLTLEGCVDVMNLALQSIQYLGNVNFSGNDTVRFSANNKNGINEIAVPAFVQSINDPPFINVPKFIILKGKEDKSLIFDKARDEFEFCVGDPDLLNFPGKKSLFIVAFSVEVNDGFLITSLPAELIDTTELKLINNYQWQPLQTYVTISKHFMVKAHGIRFRGTINDCNLVMQQLSYHGGENGAVLTLKVNDMGNYGCYSDCTDNISMPLHVKATVNLIRKRPMSSLAVHTLGSVVIIEFLMVLSFGVVLLFFTCKCAILLVNERSSFKFQNSKQSTLRNFQKESSSADLSEKTTDLTGGCSRYLSIYHRTSSFRQRSSRHSELAESGQDIHSPSQSTKGHHLQALPDFMPLAIEKGS, encoded by the exons ATGGCAATTCGTTATCTCATTCGTATCTTGGGttttttttccctcttcttCCCCGCATTTGAATCTTCAACCTCAG ATAAAGCAAAAGTTCCAAATTTCGCTTTCAGTTGGTTAAATGACAACAACACATTCCAAGCTGGGGATACTGCAGCCATAAAGATCATAGTACTGGGAGAGTTTGACAGTAAAGGAAATGCTTCACTTGATAAGAATGCTTTCAATCCTACACTCACAGTGAATGGGAAGAAAGGAAATAGTTCTTTCGTTTCTGGGGTTTTCCTGGATACTGCAGGGGATACCAGTACCTGGAGAATTACTTTTGCTCCAATCAGAGTTGGGGTCTTTAATGTCTTCATCAATGATGATCCTTTCAAAGTATTTGATTCATCTCTCCATTACGAAGCTCTGCCAG GGAAAATTTATCCATCTGTCTGCATAGCGTCATGGATGggatttttaaatgagtttgaagCTGGTGAAAGAGCTACTATTTTCATTGTTCCTAGAGATGCATTTGGGAATGATGTTTCTTCAACTGGTGAAGAATTAAATTCCTATAATTTTACAGTTAGTGTGCTTTATGCGAATGGTTCCCTTGCCAATGTTCCAAACATCACTCACGTTGGTTGGAATGAGCTTGGGATTATTAGCATTGAGTTtattgcagaaaaagctggagaCCTTTTATTGCATGTGAAAGGAGGAAAGCAAACCTTGAATGGCTCTCCACTTCCGTTGAAAGTGAATCCAG GTCCTCTAGACATTTCCAATTGCCTGCCAAAATGGAAGTTTGAGACAAATGCTTGGCAAATATTTTCCAAAATGGAAATTTTTATACATCAACAAGATCAGTATGGGAACCTTGTTTCTGGACTATATGAATTTGATGCTGATATTGTTGAAAGAGAGACAAATCTGACTATACCAGTTGCAGATTTGCACTTTGAAGATGTGGTTCCAGGAATACAGTTATTCTCTTTCAGTCTATTAGAACCGGGAAACTTCTTGCTCACTATATCTGATTTGGAGCATAATAGAAGCATCTCCAATATGCCGTTTGCTTATACTGTCTTTATAG GTTATTGTGATGGATCAGCCAGCACTGTCAACGGATCTGGTTTAAATGATTCCATTGCTGGTGAAATTTCACAGTTTTCAGTCTATTTGTTTGACATTTTTCAATATCCTGCTTTCGTTGAACTAGGAAGCATTAAAGTGCAGATTGTAAGGGAAAATGATTCCTATTATGTGCAGCCAAGCATTGTTCCAATCATCAATG GAAATGGACCTGCTCAAGAACTCAGCCAGACAGAAATTTCTCCAGCACCATCTGATGTTACAATGAACATT tctGCTGGACACTTTGAAGTTGCAGCCAGTGTTTTTCATGTGATTTATACTGCTGAGAAGAGTGGGATATATGAAATATATGCATTTTGTGGAAATATTTTACTGAGTGGTGTTCAATCATTCAGAAAGGAAGTTAAAGCAG GTAAGGTTGATGTATCTCTTTCAAAAATTGTGAAATTTTCTCCCAAGGTGCCAAAGCTGATTGAAAATGAAATGTGGGTGCAACTAATGGATTCATTTTCTAATCATGTCTTGTCCCAACAGTCACTGCTAAAACTAGAGATTGCTGTAAATAGGTCTGGTTTTTCAACAGAAATGTTTGTTGATAATAATGATGGGTCATATACTTGTCAATATATGGCTAAGGATGTTGGAACCAATGAGATGTGTGTTTCATTTGATGGCTTACATCTCATGCCCTGCCCCTTTGGAGTCAATGTGTATGGTG GTGAATATTTTCCTAAGGCTTATGATGATAAAATATCTGTTTGGGAGGATGAGTCTATTGCTTTTGATGTTTTAGCAAATGACTACTTTGCTGGACATAATGCAAGCATTGTTGAATTCTCgaaa GATGGACAGTTCTTTAGATACACCCCCTATCAAAATTATTATGGGAATGACTCTTTTATGTATACAATATCAGATGTAAATGGCAATCTTGCTTTTGCTACTGTAAGCATTGATGTCCTCAATATCCCGCCCCAGTTTATTTCATTTCCAAGTCAGCTGCAAGCAACTGAGGACATGATAAGCCCTAGATATGG TGGTTTCTCAGGGTTTGAGATTAGGTCTTCTGATCCAATGGAGAACATTTCTGTCACTCTTAGAGCAGACTTTGGGACTCTGTTTTTATCGCCCCTGCTGATGCAATTTTGGGATCCAATTTGGGGGAAATTTTTAGTTAAGAGAGAAGATGATGAAGCAAAGAGTTTGACCTTAGAGGGATGTGTAGATGTGATGAATCTAGCACTTCAGTCAATTCAATATCTCGG AAATGTGAATTTCAGCGGCAATGATACTGTTCGTTTTTCTGCCAACAACAAGAATGGGATAAATGAGATTGCAGTTCCAGCTTTTGTACAATCTATCAATGATCCTCCATTTATTAACGTCCccaaatttatcatattaaagGGAAAGGAGGATAAGTCGCTGATCTTTGACAAAGCTAGGGACGAGTTTGAGTTCTGTGTTGGAGATCCAGATCTTCTTAATTTCCCTG GCAAAAAGTCTCTCTTTATAGTCGCATTTTCTGTTGAAGTTAATGATGGATTTCTAATAACCAGCCTACCAGCTGAACTTATAGATACAACTGAACTGAAGCTAATTAATAACTATCAGTGGCAACCTCTTCAGACATATGTTACTatttcaaaacattttatggTCAAAGCTCATGGAATCAGATTTAGGGGGACAATTAATGATTGCAACCTTGTCATGCAACAACTCTCATATCAT GGTGGAGAAAATGGTGCTGTTTTGACGTTGAAAGTAAATGATATGGGAAATTATGGTTGTTATTCTGATTGTACTGACAATATCTCAATGCCATTGCACGTTAAGGCTACTGTGAATCTTATCCGAAAAAGGCCAATGAGTTCATTGGCAGTTCACA CCCTTGGATCAGTtgttattattgaatttcttaTGGTTCTCTCTTTTGGAGTAGTACTTCTATTCTTCACATGTAAATGTGCAATTCTTCTTGTAAATGAAAGAAGCAGCTTCAAATTCCAAAACTCTAAGCAGTCTACTCTGCGAAATTTTCAGAAGGAATCT TCAAGTGCTGATTTATCTGAGAAAACAACTGACTTAACTGGTGGTTGTTCTCGATATCTTTCTATTTACCATCGAACTTCCAGCTTTCGACAACG CTCTAGCCGTCACTCTGAACTAGCAGAATCTGGCCAGGATATACATAGCCCCTCTCAATCTACTAAAGGTCATCATCTACAGGCTCTACCTGATTTTATGCCACTTGCTATTGAGAAGGGCTCGTAA
- the LOC110613125 gene encoding protein GAMETE EXPRESSED 2 isoform X12, producing MAIRYLIRILGFFSLFFPAFESSTSDKAKVPNFAFSWLNDNNTFQAGDTAAIKIIVLGEFDSKGNASLDKNAFNPTLTVNGKKGNSSFVSGVFLDTAGDTSTWRITFAPIRVGVFNVFINDDPFKVFDSSLHYEALPGKIYPSVCIASWMGFLNEFEAGERATIFIVPRDAFGNDVSSTEKAGDLLLHVKGGKQTLNGSPLPLKVNPGYCDGSASTVNGSGLNDSIAGEISQFSVYLFDIFQYPAFVELGSIKVQIVRENDSYYVQPSIVPIINGNGPAQELSQTEISPAPSDVTMNISAGHFEVAASVFHVIYTAEKSGIYEIYAFCGNILLSGVQSFRKEVKAGKVDVSLSKIVKFSPKVPKLIENEMWVQLMDSFSNHVLSQQSLLKLEIAVNRSGFSTEMFVDNNDGSYTCQYMAKDVGTNEMCVSFDGLHLMPCPFGVNVYGGEYFPKAYDDKISVWEDESIAFDVLANDYFAGHNASIVEFSKPNCGSLLQDGQFFRYTPYQNYYGNDSFMYTISDVNGNLAFATVSIDVLNIPPQFISFPSQLQATEDMISPRYGGFSGFEIRSSDPMENISVTLRADFGTLFLSPLLMQFWDPIWGKFLVKREDDEAKSLTLEGCVDVMNLALQSIQYLGNVNFSGNDTVRFSANNKNGINEIAVPAFVQSINDPPFINVPKFIILKGKEDKSLIFDKARDEFEFCVGDPDLLNFPGKKSLFIVAFSVEVNDGFLITSLPAELIDTTELKLINNYQWQPLQTYVTISKHFMVKAHGIRFRGTINDCNLVMQQLSYHGGENGAVLTLKVNDMGNYGCYSDCTDNISMPLHVKATVNLIRKRPMSSLAVHTLGSVVIIEFLMVLSFGVVLLFFTCKCAILLVNERSSFKFQNSKQSTLRNFQKESSSADLSEKTTDLTGGCSRYLSIYHRTSSFRQRSSRHSELAESGQDIHSPSQSTKGHHLQALPDFMPLAIEKGS from the exons ATGGCAATTCGTTATCTCATTCGTATCTTGGGttttttttccctcttcttCCCCGCATTTGAATCTTCAACCTCAG ATAAAGCAAAAGTTCCAAATTTCGCTTTCAGTTGGTTAAATGACAACAACACATTCCAAGCTGGGGATACTGCAGCCATAAAGATCATAGTACTGGGAGAGTTTGACAGTAAAGGAAATGCTTCACTTGATAAGAATGCTTTCAATCCTACACTCACAGTGAATGGGAAGAAAGGAAATAGTTCTTTCGTTTCTGGGGTTTTCCTGGATACTGCAGGGGATACCAGTACCTGGAGAATTACTTTTGCTCCAATCAGAGTTGGGGTCTTTAATGTCTTCATCAATGATGATCCTTTCAAAGTATTTGATTCATCTCTCCATTACGAAGCTCTGCCAG GGAAAATTTATCCATCTGTCTGCATAGCGTCATGGATGggatttttaaatgagtttgaagCTGGTGAAAGAGCTACTATTTTCATTGTTCCTAGAGATGCATTTGGGAATGATGTTTCTTCAACTG aaaaagctggagaCCTTTTATTGCATGTGAAAGGAGGAAAGCAAACCTTGAATGGCTCTCCACTTCCGTTGAAAGTGAATCCAG GTTATTGTGATGGATCAGCCAGCACTGTCAACGGATCTGGTTTAAATGATTCCATTGCTGGTGAAATTTCACAGTTTTCAGTCTATTTGTTTGACATTTTTCAATATCCTGCTTTCGTTGAACTAGGAAGCATTAAAGTGCAGATTGTAAGGGAAAATGATTCCTATTATGTGCAGCCAAGCATTGTTCCAATCATCAATG GAAATGGACCTGCTCAAGAACTCAGCCAGACAGAAATTTCTCCAGCACCATCTGATGTTACAATGAACATT tctGCTGGACACTTTGAAGTTGCAGCCAGTGTTTTTCATGTGATTTATACTGCTGAGAAGAGTGGGATATATGAAATATATGCATTTTGTGGAAATATTTTACTGAGTGGTGTTCAATCATTCAGAAAGGAAGTTAAAGCAG GTAAGGTTGATGTATCTCTTTCAAAAATTGTGAAATTTTCTCCCAAGGTGCCAAAGCTGATTGAAAATGAAATGTGGGTGCAACTAATGGATTCATTTTCTAATCATGTCTTGTCCCAACAGTCACTGCTAAAACTAGAGATTGCTGTAAATAGGTCTGGTTTTTCAACAGAAATGTTTGTTGATAATAATGATGGGTCATATACTTGTCAATATATGGCTAAGGATGTTGGAACCAATGAGATGTGTGTTTCATTTGATGGCTTACATCTCATGCCCTGCCCCTTTGGAGTCAATGTGTATGGTG GTGAATATTTTCCTAAGGCTTATGATGATAAAATATCTGTTTGGGAGGATGAGTCTATTGCTTTTGATGTTTTAGCAAATGACTACTTTGCTGGACATAATGCAAGCATTGTTGAATTCTCgaaa CCAAATTGTGGTTCACTTTTACAGGATGGACAGTTCTTTAGATACACCCCCTATCAAAATTATTATGGGAATGACTCTTTTATGTATACAATATCAGATGTAAATGGCAATCTTGCTTTTGCTACTGTAAGCATTGATGTCCTCAATATCCCGCCCCAGTTTATTTCATTTCCAAGTCAGCTGCAAGCAACTGAGGACATGATAAGCCCTAGATATGG TGGTTTCTCAGGGTTTGAGATTAGGTCTTCTGATCCAATGGAGAACATTTCTGTCACTCTTAGAGCAGACTTTGGGACTCTGTTTTTATCGCCCCTGCTGATGCAATTTTGGGATCCAATTTGGGGGAAATTTTTAGTTAAGAGAGAAGATGATGAAGCAAAGAGTTTGACCTTAGAGGGATGTGTAGATGTGATGAATCTAGCACTTCAGTCAATTCAATATCTCGG AAATGTGAATTTCAGCGGCAATGATACTGTTCGTTTTTCTGCCAACAACAAGAATGGGATAAATGAGATTGCAGTTCCAGCTTTTGTACAATCTATCAATGATCCTCCATTTATTAACGTCCccaaatttatcatattaaagGGAAAGGAGGATAAGTCGCTGATCTTTGACAAAGCTAGGGACGAGTTTGAGTTCTGTGTTGGAGATCCAGATCTTCTTAATTTCCCTG GCAAAAAGTCTCTCTTTATAGTCGCATTTTCTGTTGAAGTTAATGATGGATTTCTAATAACCAGCCTACCAGCTGAACTTATAGATACAACTGAACTGAAGCTAATTAATAACTATCAGTGGCAACCTCTTCAGACATATGTTACTatttcaaaacattttatggTCAAAGCTCATGGAATCAGATTTAGGGGGACAATTAATGATTGCAACCTTGTCATGCAACAACTCTCATATCAT GGTGGAGAAAATGGTGCTGTTTTGACGTTGAAAGTAAATGATATGGGAAATTATGGTTGTTATTCTGATTGTACTGACAATATCTCAATGCCATTGCACGTTAAGGCTACTGTGAATCTTATCCGAAAAAGGCCAATGAGTTCATTGGCAGTTCACA CCCTTGGATCAGTtgttattattgaatttcttaTGGTTCTCTCTTTTGGAGTAGTACTTCTATTCTTCACATGTAAATGTGCAATTCTTCTTGTAAATGAAAGAAGCAGCTTCAAATTCCAAAACTCTAAGCAGTCTACTCTGCGAAATTTTCAGAAGGAATCT TCAAGTGCTGATTTATCTGAGAAAACAACTGACTTAACTGGTGGTTGTTCTCGATATCTTTCTATTTACCATCGAACTTCCAGCTTTCGACAACG CTCTAGCCGTCACTCTGAACTAGCAGAATCTGGCCAGGATATACATAGCCCCTCTCAATCTACTAAAGGTCATCATCTACAGGCTCTACCTGATTTTATGCCACTTGCTATTGAGAAGGGCTCGTAA
- the LOC110613125 gene encoding protein GAMETE EXPRESSED 2 isoform X4, producing the protein MAIRYLIRILGFFSLFFPAFESSTSDKAKVPNFAFSWLNDNNTFQAGDTAAIKIIVLGEFDSKGNASLDKNAFNPTLTVNGKKGNSSFVSGVFLDTAGDTSTWRITFAPIRVGVFNVFINDDPFKVFDSSLHYEALPGKIYPSVCIASWMGFLNEFEAGERATIFIVPRDAFGNDVSSTGEELNSYNFTVSVLYANGSLANVPNITHVGWNELGIISIEFIAEKAGDLLLHVKGGKQTLNGSPLPLKVNPGPLDISNCLPKWKFETNAWQIFSKMEIFIHQQDQYGNLVSGLYEFDADIVERETNLTIPVADLHFEDVVPGIQLFSFSLLEPGNFLLTISDLEHNRSISNMPFAYTVFIGYCDGSASTVNGSGLNDSIAGEISQFSVYLFDIFQYPAFVELGSIKVQIVRENDSYYVQPSIVPIINGNGPAQELSQTEISPAPSDVTMNISAGHFEVAASVFHVIYTAEKSGIYEIYAFCGNILLSGVQSFRKEVKAGKVDVSLSKIVKFSPKVPKLIENEMWVQLMDSFSNHVLSQQSLLKLEIAVNRSGFSTEMFVDNNDGSYTCQYMAKDVGTNEMCVSFDGLHLMPCPFGVNVYGGEYFPKAYDDKISVWEDESIAFDVLANDYFAGHNASIVEFSKPNCGSLLQDGQFFRYTPYQNYYGNDSFMYTISDVNGNLAFATVSIDVLNIPPQFISFPSQLQATEDMISPRYGGFSGFEIRSSDPMENISVTLRADFGTLFLSPLLMQFWDPIWGKFLVKREDDEAKSLTLEGCVDVMNLALQSIQYLGNVNFSGNDTVRFSANNKNGINEIAVPAFVQSINDPPFINVPKFIILKGKEDKSLIFDKARDEFEFCVGDPDLLNFPGKKSLFIVAFSVEVNDGFLITSLPAELIDTTELKLINNYQWQPLQTYVTISKHFMVKAHGIRFRGTINDCNLVMQQLSYHGGENGAVLTLKVNDMGNYGCYSDCTDNISMPLHVKATVNLIRKRPMSSLAVHTLGSVVIIEFLMVLSFGVVLLFFTCKCAILLVNERSSFKFQNSKQSTLRNFQKESSSADLSEKTTDLTGGCSRYLSIYHRTSSFRQR; encoded by the exons ATGGCAATTCGTTATCTCATTCGTATCTTGGGttttttttccctcttcttCCCCGCATTTGAATCTTCAACCTCAG ATAAAGCAAAAGTTCCAAATTTCGCTTTCAGTTGGTTAAATGACAACAACACATTCCAAGCTGGGGATACTGCAGCCATAAAGATCATAGTACTGGGAGAGTTTGACAGTAAAGGAAATGCTTCACTTGATAAGAATGCTTTCAATCCTACACTCACAGTGAATGGGAAGAAAGGAAATAGTTCTTTCGTTTCTGGGGTTTTCCTGGATACTGCAGGGGATACCAGTACCTGGAGAATTACTTTTGCTCCAATCAGAGTTGGGGTCTTTAATGTCTTCATCAATGATGATCCTTTCAAAGTATTTGATTCATCTCTCCATTACGAAGCTCTGCCAG GGAAAATTTATCCATCTGTCTGCATAGCGTCATGGATGggatttttaaatgagtttgaagCTGGTGAAAGAGCTACTATTTTCATTGTTCCTAGAGATGCATTTGGGAATGATGTTTCTTCAACTGGTGAAGAATTAAATTCCTATAATTTTACAGTTAGTGTGCTTTATGCGAATGGTTCCCTTGCCAATGTTCCAAACATCACTCACGTTGGTTGGAATGAGCTTGGGATTATTAGCATTGAGTTtattgcagaaaaagctggagaCCTTTTATTGCATGTGAAAGGAGGAAAGCAAACCTTGAATGGCTCTCCACTTCCGTTGAAAGTGAATCCAG GTCCTCTAGACATTTCCAATTGCCTGCCAAAATGGAAGTTTGAGACAAATGCTTGGCAAATATTTTCCAAAATGGAAATTTTTATACATCAACAAGATCAGTATGGGAACCTTGTTTCTGGACTATATGAATTTGATGCTGATATTGTTGAAAGAGAGACAAATCTGACTATACCAGTTGCAGATTTGCACTTTGAAGATGTGGTTCCAGGAATACAGTTATTCTCTTTCAGTCTATTAGAACCGGGAAACTTCTTGCTCACTATATCTGATTTGGAGCATAATAGAAGCATCTCCAATATGCCGTTTGCTTATACTGTCTTTATAG GTTATTGTGATGGATCAGCCAGCACTGTCAACGGATCTGGTTTAAATGATTCCATTGCTGGTGAAATTTCACAGTTTTCAGTCTATTTGTTTGACATTTTTCAATATCCTGCTTTCGTTGAACTAGGAAGCATTAAAGTGCAGATTGTAAGGGAAAATGATTCCTATTATGTGCAGCCAAGCATTGTTCCAATCATCAATG GAAATGGACCTGCTCAAGAACTCAGCCAGACAGAAATTTCTCCAGCACCATCTGATGTTACAATGAACATT tctGCTGGACACTTTGAAGTTGCAGCCAGTGTTTTTCATGTGATTTATACTGCTGAGAAGAGTGGGATATATGAAATATATGCATTTTGTGGAAATATTTTACTGAGTGGTGTTCAATCATTCAGAAAGGAAGTTAAAGCAG GTAAGGTTGATGTATCTCTTTCAAAAATTGTGAAATTTTCTCCCAAGGTGCCAAAGCTGATTGAAAATGAAATGTGGGTGCAACTAATGGATTCATTTTCTAATCATGTCTTGTCCCAACAGTCACTGCTAAAACTAGAGATTGCTGTAAATAGGTCTGGTTTTTCAACAGAAATGTTTGTTGATAATAATGATGGGTCATATACTTGTCAATATATGGCTAAGGATGTTGGAACCAATGAGATGTGTGTTTCATTTGATGGCTTACATCTCATGCCCTGCCCCTTTGGAGTCAATGTGTATGGTG GTGAATATTTTCCTAAGGCTTATGATGATAAAATATCTGTTTGGGAGGATGAGTCTATTGCTTTTGATGTTTTAGCAAATGACTACTTTGCTGGACATAATGCAAGCATTGTTGAATTCTCgaaa CCAAATTGTGGTTCACTTTTACAGGATGGACAGTTCTTTAGATACACCCCCTATCAAAATTATTATGGGAATGACTCTTTTATGTATACAATATCAGATGTAAATGGCAATCTTGCTTTTGCTACTGTAAGCATTGATGTCCTCAATATCCCGCCCCAGTTTATTTCATTTCCAAGTCAGCTGCAAGCAACTGAGGACATGATAAGCCCTAGATATGG TGGTTTCTCAGGGTTTGAGATTAGGTCTTCTGATCCAATGGAGAACATTTCTGTCACTCTTAGAGCAGACTTTGGGACTCTGTTTTTATCGCCCCTGCTGATGCAATTTTGGGATCCAATTTGGGGGAAATTTTTAGTTAAGAGAGAAGATGATGAAGCAAAGAGTTTGACCTTAGAGGGATGTGTAGATGTGATGAATCTAGCACTTCAGTCAATTCAATATCTCGG AAATGTGAATTTCAGCGGCAATGATACTGTTCGTTTTTCTGCCAACAACAAGAATGGGATAAATGAGATTGCAGTTCCAGCTTTTGTACAATCTATCAATGATCCTCCATTTATTAACGTCCccaaatttatcatattaaagGGAAAGGAGGATAAGTCGCTGATCTTTGACAAAGCTAGGGACGAGTTTGAGTTCTGTGTTGGAGATCCAGATCTTCTTAATTTCCCTG GCAAAAAGTCTCTCTTTATAGTCGCATTTTCTGTTGAAGTTAATGATGGATTTCTAATAACCAGCCTACCAGCTGAACTTATAGATACAACTGAACTGAAGCTAATTAATAACTATCAGTGGCAACCTCTTCAGACATATGTTACTatttcaaaacattttatggTCAAAGCTCATGGAATCAGATTTAGGGGGACAATTAATGATTGCAACCTTGTCATGCAACAACTCTCATATCAT GGTGGAGAAAATGGTGCTGTTTTGACGTTGAAAGTAAATGATATGGGAAATTATGGTTGTTATTCTGATTGTACTGACAATATCTCAATGCCATTGCACGTTAAGGCTACTGTGAATCTTATCCGAAAAAGGCCAATGAGTTCATTGGCAGTTCACA CCCTTGGATCAGTtgttattattgaatttcttaTGGTTCTCTCTTTTGGAGTAGTACTTCTATTCTTCACATGTAAATGTGCAATTCTTCTTGTAAATGAAAGAAGCAGCTTCAAATTCCAAAACTCTAAGCAGTCTACTCTGCGAAATTTTCAGAAGGAATCT TCAAGTGCTGATTTATCTGAGAAAACAACTGACTTAACTGGTGGTTGTTCTCGATATCTTTCTATTTACCATCGAACTTCCAGCTTTCGACAACGGTAA